CTACTCGCTGGATCGATACATCCCCTAACACCGAATTGAACATTTCCTGTTCGCAATGGCATAACAGTTGACAGCTAGCGGCGGCAGAACGAATCGGACAGTGATTTTCTACTAAAAGCAAAGTGCCATCTGGCTGTTCGATTGCTTCAGCCATGTACCCTTCTCGATCGCGCAAACAAGCCAGCGCCGCGACTCTCTCCCGCCAATCTTTGATGGTGGAAAATTCAGATAAACGCGCCGAGTAGTTCTCGATTTGTCTTTGGGTGCGTTCCGCTAACAGCTTTTCGAGTCCCTCTCGGCCAAAAATGGTTTCTACTCCCAAAAGCAAATCAACCATTAAATCTCCGTGACTATCGGGAAAACTATTAGTACACTGTTCTGTCAGTTGCCACAATTTGACCGGACGCCCCAACGGACGCCGCTGTTGTTGATAGGTGACTTGTTGCATCGCCTGTAATGCTTGTAAATGCTGGCGAACAGCCATTGGAGAGATTTGCAACTGCTCTGCCAAAGCGGTGGCTGTCTGAGGGCCTTGCATTTTCAGCAAGTACAGGATTTGATGTTTAGATTTTTGTCGATCCTCCATTCTGTTTAACTCAGGCTCAATCTGGCTCAACGGTTTGTAAAATTGTTTTCAACTAAGGTATGTTTAGATTTGTTAAAGAAGCAACGATCGCATTTTTCCGTTTTTTGGGCAGAATATATTAGAGCTAACTAATTGAACAGTCTCAAA
Above is a genomic segment from Leptolyngbyaceae cyanobacterium containing:
- a CDS encoding metalloregulator ArsR/SmtB family transcription factor, giving the protein MEDRQKSKHQILYLLKMQGPQTATALAEQLQISPMAVRQHLQALQAMQQVTYQQQRRPLGRPVKLWQLTEQCTNSFPDSHGDLMVDLLLGVETIFGREGLEKLLAERTQRQIENYSARLSEFSTIKDWRERVAALACLRDREGYMAEAIEQPDGTLLLVENHCPIRSAAASCQLLCHCEQEMFNSVLGDVSIQRVEHSLQGDRRCAYLIGDRSL